A genome region from Pseudanabaena sp. Chao 1811 includes the following:
- a CDS encoding Coq4 family protein: protein MTELLDAKQQREEALLSAFLEMVRSPDGDFGVIDRLAIASADSESLQLMIQSLSSHSQGKLAFETYPRVGEVDLEQLAILPKHTLGYAYAQHMFKNNLKPLQIKPSNNDYEFLGAHITETHDIWHVITGFETTIIGEIQLEAFYVSQMRFSRFWLALITKNLLKTVVYDIERSTEYMDAVSQGWLLAKHAQPLFGIDWKLLWEKPLTELRDSLNIRIL from the coding sequence ATGACTGAGTTATTGGATGCTAAACAACAAAGAGAAGAAGCTCTATTATCGGCATTTCTAGAAATGGTGCGATCGCCTGATGGTGATTTTGGTGTAATTGATCGCCTTGCGATAGCGAGTGCAGATTCAGAAAGCTTACAGTTAATGATTCAGTCTTTATCTAGCCATTCTCAAGGGAAACTTGCTTTTGAGACCTATCCACGTGTTGGTGAAGTAGATTTAGAACAGCTTGCTATTTTGCCAAAGCATACTCTTGGTTATGCCTATGCTCAGCATATGTTCAAAAACAACCTCAAGCCATTGCAAATCAAGCCTAGTAACAATGACTATGAGTTTTTAGGCGCACATATTACCGAAACCCATGATATTTGGCATGTGATTACGGGATTTGAGACCACTATTATTGGCGAGATTCAGTTAGAAGCTTTCTATGTATCCCAAATGCGTTTCAGCCGATTCTGGTTAGCTTTAATTACCAAAAATCTCTTAAAAACTGTGGTCTATGATATTGAACGTTCTACAGAGTATATGGATGCAGTTTCTCAAGGATGGCTTTTAGCAAAACATGCTCAACCTCTATTTGGGATAGATTGGAAACTTCTGTGGGAAAAGCCTCTAACTGAGCTTCGCGATTCATTGAATATCAGAATTTTATGA
- a CDS encoding GNAT family N-acetyltransferase has protein sequence MRYLPEQFLTLQTPRLILRKITIEDAEDIFAYASDPQVTTYTLWDAHQSIKDTYEYLNNVAFAIYRSGKGMKWGIVEKESGKLIGTCSLHSTSIHHRAELGYVIAREYWGQGLMTEAAQAAIAFGFHVMHLLRIQAYCAVDNIGSARVLEKSGMQFEGILHNYVFTKNRPWDVKMYAITRSPDFLL, from the coding sequence ATGCGATATCTGCCAGAACAATTTCTAACTTTACAAACACCAAGACTGATTCTTCGTAAAATAACTATTGAAGATGCCGAGGATATCTTTGCCTATGCTAGCGATCCTCAAGTCACAACTTACACATTATGGGATGCACATCAGTCGATAAAGGATACCTACGAATATTTAAACAACGTTGCCTTTGCAATCTATCGTTCTGGGAAAGGGATGAAGTGGGGAATCGTTGAGAAAGAAAGTGGCAAATTAATTGGAACTTGTAGCTTACACAGTACATCCATCCATCATCGTGCGGAATTGGGATATGTAATTGCAAGGGAATATTGGGGACAGGGACTAATGACGGAAGCAGCACAAGCGGCGATCGCTTTCGGTTTTCATGTGATGCACTTACTCAGAATTCAGGCATATTGCGCTGTTGATAATATTGGCTCAGCCAGAGTTTTAGAAAAATCTGGAATGCAGTTTGAAGGAATTCTGCATAATTATGTATTCACAAAAAATCGTCCTTGGGATGTCAAGATGTATGCAATTACGCGATCGCCTGATTTTTTACTCTAA
- the hemF gene encoding oxygen-dependent coproporphyrinogen oxidase, translating into MTIAPVAPSKVLPKVPVDSKTRVKQFMQNLQDSICQGLEELDGKAKFKQDQWERPEGGGGRSRVITDGDYFDKGGVNFSEVFGSQLPPTILRHHPEVAGETFYATGTSMVLHPKNPYAPTVHLNYRYFEAGPIWWFGGGLDLTPYYGFGEDAKHLHTTLKAACDRHNPNYYPVFKQWCDDYFFLKHRGETRGVGGIFFDYQNGEEGLYKNSNDSTTAQVMSDEIGDVPRTWEEIFAFVQDCGNAFLPAYTPIANRRRNTEFGDREKQWQLYRRGRYVEFNLVYDRGTIFGLQTNGRTESILMSLPPLVRWDYDYHPEPNTPEAELHTTFLKPQDWINWQA; encoded by the coding sequence ATGACTATCGCTCCTGTTGCTCCTAGTAAGGTTTTACCAAAAGTTCCTGTTGATTCTAAGACTCGCGTGAAACAATTCATGCAGAACTTACAAGACAGCATTTGCCAAGGTTTAGAGGAATTAGACGGCAAAGCTAAATTTAAACAAGATCAGTGGGAACGACCTGAAGGCGGCGGCGGCAGATCTCGTGTAATTACCGATGGTGACTATTTTGATAAGGGTGGCGTAAATTTCTCTGAGGTCTTTGGCTCCCAATTACCCCCAACCATTTTGCGCCATCATCCAGAAGTTGCAGGCGAAACATTTTATGCAACGGGTACTTCGATGGTGCTGCATCCTAAAAATCCTTACGCACCAACAGTTCACCTAAACTATCGTTATTTTGAAGCAGGTCCAATCTGGTGGTTTGGTGGCGGACTCGACCTCACCCCTTACTATGGCTTTGGCGAAGATGCTAAGCATTTGCACACTACACTCAAAGCTGCTTGCGATCGCCACAATCCTAATTACTATCCTGTTTTCAAGCAATGGTGTGATGATTACTTTTTCCTCAAGCACCGTGGTGAAACTCGTGGAGTCGGTGGTATTTTCTTTGACTACCAAAATGGCGAGGAAGGACTTTATAAAAACAGTAATGACTCGACAACTGCTCAGGTCATGAGTGACGAGATCGGCGATGTACCTCGTACTTGGGAAGAAATTTTCGCCTTTGTTCAAGATTGCGGTAATGCGTTCTTGCCTGCCTATACCCCGATCGCAAATCGTCGTCGCAATACTGAATTTGGCGATCGCGAAAAGCAATGGCAACTCTACCGTCGTGGACGCTATGTCGAATTTAACCTCGTCTATGATCGCGGCACAATTTTCGGTCTGCAAACTAACGGACGTACTGAGTCAATTTTGATGTCACTTCCTCCTCTGGTACGTTGGGATTATGACTATCATCCTGAACCCAATACCCCTGAAGCTGAATTGCACACAACCTTCCTAAAACCCCAAGACTGGATTAACTGGCAAGCCTAA
- a CDS encoding adenylate/guanylate cyclase domain-containing protein, with product MFKISYLAGLLKNVPLKNLLVVPFVFQLILATGLVGIFIFYSRLMVVVIPESQFTGSMQDYTQIVILLYFAILAIAILVSMMIGRSISSSIEKLNEASQAVTQGKIDTRVSIEGTHEIQVLAASFNTMVEMMANSLLQLEQSNQDLTLNLRETNYELNASKASLQRINFLLSRREDQLRKQQDFLLGLTKDKSINQGDFIGAVQNITYTGSHALNVERVSIWLFDTAKTLLHCLDLYIKSTDTHTEADYLTSQDYPNFFAALKSQNSISVEDVREESSLQEIMEYFNSANTVSLLIKPFEVNGELTGIIAFENTDIERLWLPEEHSFASSLADLLALGMESQERRRAEEKLRIEQMKSERLLLNVLPQEIVERLKLSQSKALASKVVEAYSNNLLEIDPMLDSLTNGKISGAVVADAFDEVTVLFADIVNFTEYAAAISASDLVNCLNDIFSEFDRLVDVYELEKIKTIGDSYMAVGGLPTPSKDHAEAIAEMALEMQASIQQFKRTDGSPFSLRIGIHTGQAIAGVIGTKKFIYDLWGDTVNVASRMESQGVAGCIQVTEVTYHLLKDKYQFDSRREIDIKGKGKMITYLLTGRLPS from the coding sequence ATGTTTAAAATCTCGTATCTAGCTGGGTTATTAAAAAATGTTCCACTGAAAAACTTACTAGTGGTTCCATTTGTGTTTCAGCTTATCCTCGCGACAGGACTAGTTGGCATATTTATTTTTTATAGTCGCCTAATGGTAGTAGTAATTCCTGAATCTCAATTTACAGGTTCGATGCAGGATTATACACAAATAGTGATTTTGCTATACTTTGCAATATTAGCGATCGCTATTTTGGTGAGCATGATGATCGGGCGATCAATTTCTTCTTCTATAGAGAAATTAAATGAAGCTTCCCAAGCAGTTACTCAAGGCAAGATCGATACAAGGGTATCAATAGAAGGAACTCACGAAATTCAAGTTTTGGCTGCATCATTTAATACGATGGTAGAAATGATGGCAAATTCTTTGTTGCAACTAGAGCAATCCAACCAAGACTTAACATTAAATTTAAGAGAAACAAACTATGAACTCAATGCATCCAAAGCCTCATTGCAACGCATAAATTTCCTATTAAGTCGCCGTGAAGATCAACTGCGAAAACAACAGGATTTTCTACTAGGTTTAACCAAAGATAAATCAATTAATCAGGGAGATTTTATCGGTGCTGTTCAAAATATTACCTATACAGGAAGCCATGCTCTAAATGTAGAAAGGGTTAGTATTTGGCTATTTGATACAGCAAAAACTCTTCTACATTGTCTCGATTTGTATATTAAAAGTACAGATACTCATACAGAAGCAGATTATTTAACTTCTCAAGATTATCCCAATTTTTTTGCTGCCCTTAAATCACAAAATAGTATTTCTGTTGAGGATGTACGGGAGGAATCATCGTTACAAGAAATCATGGAGTATTTCAACTCTGCAAACACGGTATCTTTATTGATTAAGCCCTTTGAAGTTAACGGCGAATTAACAGGCATTATTGCCTTTGAAAATACTGATATAGAACGTTTATGGCTACCAGAAGAGCATAGTTTTGCTAGTTCTTTGGCAGATTTATTAGCATTGGGCATGGAATCTCAAGAGCGTCGCCGAGCTGAAGAAAAGCTGCGAATTGAACAGATGAAATCGGAACGTTTATTACTAAATGTTTTACCGCAAGAGATTGTAGAGCGCTTAAAACTGTCTCAGTCAAAAGCTTTAGCAAGTAAGGTTGTAGAGGCTTATTCTAACAATTTACTAGAGATAGATCCTATGTTAGATAGTCTCACCAACGGTAAAATCTCTGGTGCAGTTGTTGCTGATGCCTTTGATGAGGTAACAGTGTTATTTGCAGATATTGTCAATTTTACGGAATATGCGGCGGCTATTTCTGCTAGTGATTTGGTCAACTGTTTAAATGATATATTTTCAGAATTTGACCGTCTAGTTGATGTTTATGAATTAGAGAAAATTAAAACTATTGGTGATTCTTATATGGCAGTTGGAGGATTGCCAACACCAAGTAAGGATCATGCGGAGGCGATCGCCGAAATGGCATTGGAAATGCAAGCATCCATCCAGCAATTCAAGCGTACTGATGGTAGTCCCTTTTCATTGCGGATTGGTATTCACACTGGACAGGCGATCGCAGGAGTAATTGGCACGAAGAAGTTTATTTACGACCTTTGGGGTGATACGGTCAATGTGGCAAGTCGGATGGAGTCCCAAGGTGTTGCTGGTTGTATCCAAGTTACCGAAGTAACCTATCACCTGTTAAAAGACAAGTATCAATTTGATTCCCGTCGAGAGATCGATATTAAAGGTAAGGGTAAGATGATTACTTATTTATTAACAGGAAGGCTCCCAAGCTAG
- a CDS encoding AAA family ATPase, with amino-acid sequence MRIKLLRLKSFRGFENLEINFDDKLSTIFLGGNGTGKSTILDSISTMLFSVFTSLFKLKSMNLKPKVDYPFAEFNKDDISSNSGKGFISIAIKSLDIDCSIDVEIENHLESFEAYNLHQLLEDISSMYKAEGNLPLVVHYITNRIVPEIEPKFLEPVSLDDIDIREVYSFYSKIRQTNFVELFTWFRSLEDIENQMRLDGESSYRDKQLQAVRDAIANVVPEFSDLKVNRRPPAKIEVTKNNKERFSINQLSDGEKCFLAMVGDLARRLAIVNPKNDDPLKGYGIVLIDEIELHLHPEWQRRVIPRLTETFPNCQFIITTHSPQVLGEFKGQVYRLKQSESGIIAELRHTYGKDSNRILEDDMESTERDRDIQEDILQLFRHIDDGDLKAARSLKHSLQKKIGEDPTFIKADVLMHRKEVLGR; translated from the coding sequence ATGAGAATTAAACTTCTAAGACTAAAATCATTTAGAGGATTTGAGAACCTTGAAATTAATTTCGATGATAAGCTTTCTACTATTTTCTTAGGTGGTAATGGTACAGGTAAATCTACTATTCTAGATAGTATTTCTACTATGCTATTTTCAGTTTTTACTAGTCTATTTAAGCTAAAGTCGATGAACTTAAAACCTAAAGTTGATTATCCATTTGCAGAGTTTAATAAAGATGATATTAGTAGTAATTCAGGAAAGGGCTTTATTTCTATTGCGATAAAATCTCTAGATATAGATTGTTCAATTGATGTTGAAATAGAAAATCATTTAGAAAGTTTTGAAGCTTACAACTTACACCAATTATTAGAAGATATCTCATCTATGTATAAAGCTGAAGGGAATTTACCTTTAGTTGTCCATTACATAACAAACCGAATCGTTCCCGAAATTGAGCCTAAATTTTTAGAACCTGTATCACTAGACGATATAGATATAAGAGAAGTTTACAGTTTTTATTCTAAAATCAGACAAACAAACTTTGTCGAATTATTTACTTGGTTTAGATCGCTAGAAGATATCGAAAATCAAATGCGTCTTGATGGTGAATCTAGCTATCGTGATAAGCAACTGCAAGCAGTACGTGATGCAATTGCCAATGTAGTCCCTGAGTTTTCTGATTTAAAAGTTAATCGTAGACCACCTGCAAAGATTGAGGTGACAAAAAATAATAAAGAAAGATTCTCTATTAATCAGCTTTCCGATGGAGAAAAATGTTTTTTGGCGATGGTAGGAGATTTAGCACGAAGATTAGCGATCGTTAACCCTAAAAACGACGATCCGTTAAAAGGTTATGGCATTGTTTTAATTGATGAAATTGAATTGCATCTACATCCTGAATGGCAACGTCGAGTTATTCCTAGACTGACAGAAACTTTTCCTAATTGTCAATTTATTATTACGACCCATTCACCACAAGTGTTAGGCGAATTTAAAGGACAGGTCTATAGATTGAAACAGTCTGAATCAGGTATTATTGCTGAACTTCGTCATACCTACGGCAAGGATAGCAATCGTATTTTAGAAGATGATATGGAATCCACAGAACGAGATCGTGATATTCAAGAAGATATATTGCAACTGTTTCGACATATTGATGATGGTGATTTAAAAGCTGCGCGATCACTAAAACATTCTCTACAAAAAAAAATAGGTGAAGATCCTACTTTTATAAAAGCTGATGTACTTATGCACCGTAAGGAAGTACTTGGTCGATGA
- a CDS encoding histone deacetylase family protein, which translates to MMIRFATYLHPQTFLSSKPIQEISFGKYSFPYYNKVRHNLANSLQDYPVLPLRKAKVDDYLRVHTYEYIRKITLKALGKPLDEISLSLPQLNFECSGLEYCLSGYLYGLGGMLTAVDNMKQGNLDRAYCFSMVGHHAHSNWGHGYCLLNPLAAATRYAQNHGFEKVLIIDWDIHHGDGTQEIFSNDSTVYCISIHSAVDLYMAKASNLKVGTTDAAEAVGHCNIPIITESFPVEVLQDEGITGNFYYGHESIDAFQQALEKVPWKPNLIAIFSGYDSHKNDCGARTTGWTNDDFCKLTEIVLSYAKKCECPVLSSHGGGYKLPVTVSAAIAHIKTLSTYI; encoded by the coding sequence ATGATGATTCGGTTTGCTACCTACTTACATCCTCAAACATTTTTGTCTTCTAAACCTATTCAGGAAATTTCTTTTGGCAAATATTCTTTCCCGTATTACAACAAAGTTCGACATAATCTTGCAAACTCACTTCAAGATTATCCAGTACTACCTTTAAGAAAAGCTAAAGTTGATGATTACCTCCGAGTACATACCTATGAATATATACGGAAAATCACTTTAAAAGCTCTTGGAAAACCATTGGATGAAATTAGTCTATCTCTACCACAATTGAATTTTGAGTGTTCAGGGCTAGAATATTGTTTGTCTGGTTATCTCTATGGATTAGGAGGAATGCTAACGGCAGTTGACAACATGAAACAGGGAAATCTAGACCGAGCTTATTGTTTCAGTATGGTTGGACATCATGCCCACAGTAACTGGGGACATGGCTACTGTCTTCTTAATCCCCTTGCTGCTGCTACTCGATATGCTCAAAATCATGGATTTGAAAAGGTGCTGATTATTGATTGGGATATTCATCATGGTGATGGAACCCAAGAGATTTTTAGCAATGATTCTACTGTCTATTGCATCAGTATTCATAGTGCAGTTGATCTCTACATGGCTAAAGCCTCAAACTTGAAAGTTGGGACAACAGATGCTGCGGAAGCAGTTGGACATTGTAACATTCCGATTATCACTGAATCTTTTCCAGTTGAAGTTCTTCAAGATGAGGGGATAACTGGAAATTTTTATTATGGGCATGAAAGTATTGATGCTTTTCAACAAGCTTTAGAAAAGGTTCCATGGAAACCTAATCTAATCGCTATTTTTTCTGGCTATGATTCTCATAAGAATGATTGTGGAGCAAGGACAACGGGCTGGACAAATGACGACTTTTGCAAGCTAACTGAAATCGTTTTAAGTTATGCGAAGAAATGTGAATGTCCAGTTCTCTCTTCGCATGGAGGTGGGTATAAATTACCAGTAACAGTTTCAGCAGCAATTGCTCATATCAAGACTTTATCTACCTATATTTAA
- a CDS encoding retron system putative HNH endonuclease translates to MKYISKDPSREPESVKQWKQLAANDPNYGYEYLRSKERKELLQTLIEEQGYICCYCGMEISDRTSHIEHVAPQSTHPELSLEYTNLLASCGISDHIIAKNLAITHCEEHCGRKRGNKYLSVEPTNPDCETKFSYSAEGEILPNNDSTVKTLNLNYTELKKLRKAAIEGLISLFEDGFSNEEIDLFVKSFGKRDRDGKFQPFCFAITYFLKSYI, encoded by the coding sequence ATGAAATACATTTCTAAAGATCCTAGTCGTGAACCAGAGAGCGTAAAGCAATGGAAACAACTAGCTGCTAATGATCCCAATTATGGATATGAGTATTTGCGTAGTAAAGAGCGCAAGGAATTACTTCAAACCTTGATCGAAGAACAGGGGTATATTTGCTGCTATTGCGGTATGGAAATAAGCGATCGCACCAGTCACATAGAACATGTTGCCCCACAAAGTACACATCCTGAACTATCACTTGAATATACTAATCTACTCGCATCTTGCGGAATCTCTGATCACATAATTGCTAAAAATCTTGCAATAACACACTGTGAAGAGCATTGTGGACGTAAACGGGGAAATAAATACTTATCGGTTGAGCCTACTAATCCAGATTGTGAGACAAAGTTTAGCTACAGTGCTGAAGGTGAAATTTTACCTAATAATGACTCAACGGTAAAAACTCTCAATCTTAACTACACTGAGTTAAAAAAGCTCAGAAAAGCTGCAATTGAGGGGTTGATTAGTTTGTTTGAAGATGGGTTTAGTAATGAGGAAATAGATCTTTTTGTTAAAAGTTTTGGGAAACGCGATCGCGACGGTAAATTTCAGCCTTTTTGTTTTGCGATTACATATTTTTTAAAAAGTTACATTTAG
- a CDS encoding SDR family NAD(P)-dependent oxidoreductase, which translates to MNVRGKTALITGASRGIGRAIALELAQQGAKCLILVARDQDRLNSLASEIEDLGIEAVSLPLDLSQTIEVNIAIAQVWRDVGPIDILINCAGVAHQSSFLRSRFQDVQSEIEINLLGMYAITRMVARRMAVQRRGSIVNVSSLMGKVAAPTMATYSATKFAIVGFTQALRGELAAYNIKVSALLPSLTDTDMAQDLEWFRWVSLMTPKQVAKALISGVEREAPEILVGWQSHLAVWCHRLFPFLMEKILLMAAPKVS; encoded by the coding sequence ATGAATGTACGAGGAAAAACAGCTCTGATTACAGGAGCTTCGAGGGGTATTGGTCGAGCGATCGCCTTAGAATTAGCTCAACAGGGTGCAAAGTGCTTGATTCTGGTTGCCCGCGATCAAGACCGTTTAAATTCACTAGCTTCCGAAATAGAAGATCTAGGGATAGAAGCTGTAAGTCTACCTTTAGACCTATCGCAAACGATTGAAGTGAACATTGCGATCGCTCAAGTATGGAGAGATGTTGGTCCTATTGATATTTTGATTAACTGTGCGGGTGTCGCGCATCAATCCTCATTTTTGCGATCGCGTTTTCAAGATGTGCAATCGGAAATTGAAATCAATCTACTTGGTATGTATGCCATCACCAGAATGGTAGCGCGACGAATGGCAGTGCAGCGTCGAGGTAGCATCGTCAATGTGTCTAGCCTGATGGGTAAAGTTGCTGCACCAACGATGGCAACCTATTCGGCGACTAAGTTTGCGATCGTTGGCTTTACTCAAGCCCTGCGTGGAGAGTTAGCTGCTTACAACATTAAGGTGTCTGCCTTACTTCCCTCTCTTACCGATACCGACATGGCACAGGATTTGGAGTGGTTTCGCTGGGTTTCCCTGATGACTCCTAAGCAAGTTGCTAAGGCGCTCATCTCTGGGGTAGAGCGCGAAGCACCCGAAATTCTGGTCGGTTGGCAGAGTCATCTCGCAGTCTGGTGTCATCGGCTCTTTCCATTCCTAATGGAAAAGATCTTGCTCATGGCTGCTCCTAAAGTTAGTTAA
- a CDS encoding RNA-binding S4 domain-containing protein has translation MQENFQETFELTGEYITLSNLLKVCGVADTGGIAKLMIIEGDVEVDGQIELRKGCKIRAGQTVSGYGFTIDVVAAEVDDKWA, from the coding sequence ATGCAAGAAAATTTTCAGGAAACCTTTGAACTAACGGGGGAATATATCACCCTAAGCAATTTATTAAAGGTTTGTGGTGTTGCCGATACTGGCGGCATTGCCAAATTAATGATTATAGAAGGGGATGTAGAGGTAGATGGACAGATCGAACTACGCAAGGGCTGCAAAATCCGTGCAGGTCAAACGGTAAGTGGCTATGGCTTCACAATTGATGTAGTGGCTGCTGAAGTTGATGATAAATGGGCTTAA
- a CDS encoding peptide chain release factor 3, producing MSQLWQELEREVERRRTFAIISHPDAGKTTLTEKLLLYGGAIHLAGAVKARAAQRHATSDWMELEKQRGISITSTVLQFDYMGYCINLLDTPGHKDFSEDTYRTLAAADNAVMLVDGAKGLEPQTRKLFEVCRMRSLPIFTFINKMDRPTREPLELLDEIEKELGITPYVMNWAIGTGDQFKGVYDRATKTVHLFQRSAHGQREATVDIYPYDDPQAIKFIGNNLYNQLLEDLEVLDSLGAEWDTQDLHRGKLTPIFFGSAMTNFGVELFLKSFLEFGITPTVHDSSSGEVSPTDEDFSAFVFKLQANMDPRHRDRIAFVRVCSGKFEKDMSVTHLRSGKSIRLSHAQKLFGQDREAIDVAYAGDVIGLNNPGMFAIGDTIYLGKKRQYAGIPCFSPELFCTLRNPNPSKFKQFRKGISELQEEGAIQIMYSVDESKRDPILAAVGQLQFEVAQYRLQSEYSVETILESMPYSVARWVEDGWEALEAVGRLFNTMVVKDSWNRPVLLFKNQWNLNQVEADHPKLRLKAIAPIAELTTADTK from the coding sequence ATGAGTCAACTGTGGCAAGAGTTAGAGCGCGAAGTCGAAAGGCGGCGCACCTTTGCAATTATTTCCCACCCCGATGCGGGGAAAACTACCCTTACTGAAAAACTATTGCTGTACGGAGGTGCAATCCACCTTGCGGGTGCGGTCAAAGCTAGAGCCGCTCAGCGTCATGCCACATCGGACTGGATGGAATTAGAAAAACAACGCGGGATTTCGATTACCTCGACGGTTTTGCAATTTGACTATATGGGCTATTGCATTAATTTGCTGGATACCCCCGGTCACAAAGATTTTAGTGAAGACACCTATCGCACCCTCGCGGCGGCGGATAATGCCGTGATGCTAGTTGATGGGGCAAAGGGATTAGAGCCACAAACTCGGAAATTGTTTGAAGTTTGTCGGATGCGATCGCTACCAATTTTTACTTTCATCAACAAAATGGATCGCCCTACCCGTGAGCCATTGGAACTGTTGGATGAAATCGAAAAAGAGTTAGGGATCACTCCCTATGTGATGAATTGGGCGATCGGTACGGGCGATCAGTTTAAAGGTGTGTATGATCGCGCCACGAAGACAGTGCATTTGTTTCAACGGAGTGCTCACGGACAACGCGAAGCAACTGTTGATATCTATCCCTATGATGATCCCCAAGCCATTAAATTTATTGGCAATAATCTCTATAACCAACTGCTCGAAGACTTGGAAGTTCTCGATTCCCTCGGTGCAGAATGGGATACACAGGATTTACATCGGGGTAAGCTCACGCCAATTTTCTTTGGTAGTGCCATGACCAACTTTGGTGTGGAACTATTCTTAAAATCTTTTCTGGAATTTGGCATCACTCCCACTGTTCACGATAGTTCAAGCGGTGAAGTCTCTCCCACTGATGAGGACTTCTCGGCGTTTGTATTTAAACTGCAAGCGAATATGGACCCACGCCATCGCGATCGCATTGCCTTTGTGCGAGTTTGCTCTGGCAAGTTTGAAAAAGATATGAGTGTGACCCATTTACGCAGTGGCAAGAGCATTCGGCTGTCCCATGCCCAAAAATTATTTGGACAGGATCGTGAAGCGATCGATGTCGCTTATGCAGGTGATGTCATCGGTTTAAATAATCCGGGAATGTTTGCGATCGGGGACACGATTTATCTCGGTAAAAAGCGTCAATATGCGGGGATTCCTTGCTTCTCGCCAGAACTATTCTGTACGCTCCGTAATCCTAACCCCTCTAAGTTCAAGCAATTCCGTAAAGGGATTTCGGAACTACAGGAGGAAGGCGCAATCCAAATCATGTATTCCGTTGATGAATCGAAGCGCGATCCGATTCTCGCTGCCGTCGGGCAATTACAATTTGAAGTTGCTCAGTACCGACTCCAAAGCGAATACAGCGTCGAAACTATTCTCGAATCGATGCCTTATTCCGTAGCAAGATGGGTTGAGGATGGCTGGGAAGCCCTCGAAGCTGTGGGTAGACTATTTAATACAATGGTAGTCAAAGATAGCTGGAATCGTCCTGTGTTGCTCTTTAAGAACCAATGGAACTTAAATCAAGTGGAAGCGGATCATCCTAAGTTGAGATTAAAAGCGATCGCCCCCATTGCCGAGCTAACTACTGCTGATACGAAGTAA